A stretch of DNA from Perca fluviatilis chromosome 15, GENO_Pfluv_1.0, whole genome shotgun sequence:
AGCCTGACCTCAATACGTGTCGTCACAGTGCTAACAGTTGTCAGGCTTGTTGTAAACATGCGTTATGATATTAGGTGTTGTTATTAGtaggagatgctactttcaaatcttgctagcttttcaacattaccaaccctgccttttaTGCTACGTGGAATCAACCGTACTGGTTGGATGCCTGAATTTCTCTGCCCTTCCTCCAGTCCAAACAGGAGAAGATGGCGTGCCGGGACAAAAGCATGCAGGACAGGCTTCGACTGGGTCACTTCACCACAGTGAGACATGGAGCGTCTTTCACTGAGCAGTGGACGGATGGATATGCCTTCCAAAACCTTATCAAGTGAGggctttttttttacgtttcatCTTTAAGATCCTCCTCCACACTTTCTCTCTAATATCATTTTAACTATTAAGCTGCTAGTTAGAGAGGCAAAATCACACTAATATACTTCAATAGTTATGGCATTAGTATGAAATGAACAACCCAAGTCGGTTTTGATATTATGTAGATATCAATgtaagttacattttttgtttttacaacatAAACAATACATCTTTGTCTTGTGGCATTGTGTGCAGAATAATTTGCATTATACATAAAATGTTTCATGTCTGAAAACAGAGTTGAAGCCGTTTTTGCAAATGATCTAATATAAGCACATCCTACATAGAAGAGGCAGTATCGTGACCAGGGCCAGATCGCTTACAGTAGATCACACACAAACTGATACATGCATTAGGTCTACATGTCATTGGAATGTGTCATCTGTTTTCAGACAACAAGAAAGAATCAATTCCCAGCGAGAGGAAATTGAAAGACAGAGGAAGCTGCTGGCCAAACGCAAACCGCCCTCCATGGCCCAGACTCCACCTCCAAGTCTGGAGCAAAACAAACGCAAAAGCAAAACCAATGGAACAGAAAGTGAAGTGTAcgatgctttttgttttttatttatcttctcTTTCATACCAGCTGTTTTTCCCCCTGCTCGCATATTCACAGTGGCACTGAGGTTTGTTCTGTGTCCTTGTAGGTTATCACAGGCAGAGTACCACGAGCAGGAGGAAATCTTTAAGCTAAGATTAGGCCACCTTAAGAAGGTAATGCctgatgtatttttgttttctgtttcattgttttgttAGCTGCACAGGTTTAGATATAAGTTTGTTGTCCTTtgcaggaggaggcagagatcCAGGCGGAGCTGGAGCGGCTGGAGCGAGTGCGGAACCTGCACATTCGCGAGTTGAAAAGGATCCACAATGAGGATAATTCTCAGTACGATTTCTTCTTTCCTGGTTTGTCTGTAATGATGTGTCCTATGCTCTTGTTTAATTACATGACTTGAATTGCTTCTCACCCCGTGTAGATTCAAAGATCACCCTACGCTAAATGACAGATACCTGCTACTCTATTTACTTGGACGGGGAGGTTTCAGTGAAGTTTACAAGGTGAGAGAAACTCCATCTTTCCCTGTTAAGGCAGAACCACTGCTTTTTGATAATAGTTCATACACCATAAATACATTCCAGTTTCTATTATTGAATTAATGTAGTGAATACCTTTGCCAACACATCCTGTATATTAGACAGAGAAAAGGCAGCATTAGTACTCAGTATTTACAGTTCTACAGGCTTAAAAATTTGGTAATTATTAACACATGCTCAATTCAATACAATCTTGTACAACAGCCTTGCAACAACTACCAGTTTTCTGCTGCTTAAGAGAGTGTGAGTTGACTCAAGTCTGTGGTCATTTTTGATGTCCTAGATTGTGGCGTAACACTGGTGAAAACTAACTTGCTCATATACTTAAAGTGATACTTTAGAAAATATTTGAGGATGCATGTTTCATTGCTTTACACTAAAGCCTGGCTCAGACTTCAAGAGTTTTGGGCCGATTTATCCCCAATACACCCCCACCCGTAAGCGGTGGAGAAATaatttttaatatcattaaataattataatatataatggtTAATAATCCGGcccagattatctggtaatgtgagccGTGTACAGATCCAATCTTAAACCCTCCCAAACTGGTTATCTCTATGATTACGTCAGTACTTTCACAAAAGAAAATGAGTCCCGCAGCAGCTGACAGTGTTGCCAAGCAACGGTAAACAGGAGACTGAAACGGTTAAACTCACCGAAGAGTCAAGAACAGACAACCCGTGGTGACCACGTCTTCCCAACCACTTTTTAATCCCTGCTACAGAAAGTCGCCGTCCCACGTCAGTCACCATTTTGTTTACATCTGCTTCCCCGTGAGATCCCGTTAGAGAGATCACATGAGGTGGTGCCTTGCTCCCTCTGGCACGATAATCTTAATACTATCCTGTAGTATGAGATGCACCATTATTTTCAAATCTTGTAGTGTGTGTTTAAGGTTGGAGAAAAGAATTATCTGTGGAGATTATCATGTGCGTTTTGCAACCGTATTTCAAAATTGTTTAGGATTTTAAAACTTGTGTAGTCTGAGCCCAGCTTAAGTTGTTGTGTCAGAATGTGAGACTTTTTCCAAGAATCTGCTGTCATCACTGTAAAAGTGATGAAGCAAGAATTTCACTGCaattaaaacaaagtaaagCCAAATGTACTTCCTAACTAATATGAGACATTTATTTTCCAGGCCTTTGACTTAACAGAGCAAAGGTATGTTGCGGTCAAAATCCACCAGTTAAACAAGAACTGGAGGGATGAGAAGAAGGAAAATTATCACAAGTGAGTGCTGTTCAATTTTTTAACACAATGACACTAATATATTTTGAATGACTATGAATTATGTTCTGTTCATCATTTATTAACCCATCGGATTCACTGGGTGTAATATATCCACATTTCAAGTGATTGGTGCAAATGTTGGAAATGCTCTTTGTTTCAGACACGCGTGCAGGGAATATAGAATCCATAAAGAGCTGGACCACCCACGAATAGTTAAACTCTACGACTACTTTTCGCTCGACACTGACTCGTAAGTCATTTCCTTTTAAACAAATGTGTGCCTTCCAAAATATGGACTCTTGTTCATGCAGATTGGGTTCAGTTTGAGCCAATCAGTAGAGCcttaactgtgttttttttgttttttttatgaaccAAATGCTGCTGAGGTGGATAAATGCTTTTCCCTTATTTTGGAGCAGGTTCTGCACAGTCCTGGAGTACTGCGAAGGCAATGATTTGGACTTCTACCTGAAGCAGCACAAACTTATGTCCGAGAAAGAGGGCCGCTCCATCATCATGCAGATTGTTAACGCCCTGAAGTACCTCAATGAGATCAGACCGCCCATTATCCACTACGACCTCAAACCTGGTGGGTCTCCACACCACAGTGGCTCTTAAACGCTAAGAGCTTGCATGATCTAGTTTCAGTTTTCTTGGCACAGTTCTACTTCAAATTAAACTTTCAGTTAAATTAACCACTTAAACCACTGCAGCTTCAGTAATGATGATAGGGAGACATTGTCCAGCATTGGGGATTTACAAGCGTCTTAATAGGCGGACCTACAATACAATTGTTGGGCAGATTATAGTTGTGATTTGTCTTGATAGGTAGTTTGGCCTTCAATCCATTTTCTGGCCATTATTCCATTAAGATTGATTTgatcatgtttatttttttaaaatttgcaATCATTcagtgtttacatgcacaggGTATGGTCTTACCCCGGTTAAGTGAGTTTAAAGGTTTAAagcttgtgttgttgtttttggctTCTACTGCTCTCTTTCCGGTTCAAAAGGGGCAGTTATAACCTACGGAGCAGACGCATAACCTGAACTTACCCCTGTTAAGATGTATACATGCATGAATACCCCGGTTACTAAAGGAGTTAGCTTGGTCTGTTAACTGTGGTAGGAGAACTCCGATTTCAGCCAGGgtaaggtgtttacatggcgtTTGAGAAACTGGGGCGTTGCCTTAACCCAATACCACCAGGTTTTAAACTGGATGTTGACGCACTTATTGTGCATTCAACAGAACTGAGTCATCCAGagtatagtttttattttcatctcaAAATGGGAATATAAATCTGAACTATGCAGGCTTTTTCTTTAATGGCTGTAAATCCTCTCCTCGCCCTGCTCAGGTAACATCCTCCTGGTGAACGGCACTGCCTGCGGAGAGATCAAGATCACAGACTTTGGCCTGTCGAAGATCATGGATGATGACAGCTACAACTCAGTGGACGGGATGGAGCTGACGTCACAGGGAGCAGGGACATACTGGTGAGAGTTACACTGGAAGAAGATGCCACTCTGCCGCAGGGGGGGCCACCATCTGTGATATAATAAACTGTGCGGTTTATTTTTTGCTACGGAGCGTTAGTCCTCAAGGGTCAACTTTATGTTCGGTTGTCAGGGCTGAAATATTTCTCAGTGTCTGACTGCTTTCCCGCAGCACAGTGCGTAAGAAACTAAGTCATCATTTTGCTGTGTGAAGGCATTTTATGCTGTAGACGGAAAAAACAAAATGGCGGAATCTAAAGTGTGCAGTATGAGTGTTTTTAGATGCAGAATCAGAGTTGGAAGCTTGCTACATTTGTAGAAGAATCATACAAAGAAATATGACCGGGTGTGCTTGAGCAATAAACATTGTTAGGAGCAATAAAGACGTGAGAAAATCCATCCAGAGAAAAGGGCAGCAAAGGTtataatgcaacaaaaaaatcccATGTATAGTGTTAAATGACCAACTCCTTTTCATTGGGTTTCAGCGCTTTTTACTAATTAAATGAGTAAAACAACACTGACTGTACTCCACCTGTTTACGGCAAAGTGCTGTTGTGGCTAAAAGACTAAAGCAATACATGACACCCATATCTTGTGGAGCAATGCCATTTAATCCCAGTAGTTGTAATATTACTAAGGTGTATCTTGGTATATGGAAGTATAAAGCTTCAGCGTCTGTTTAGTTGAAtgcttgttttcatttcttaTCATGCTGCCTGGTGTACGAATGCTCACGCAAAGGtcccttaaagtgcccatattatgctcatttcaggtttCTAATTGTATtctgaggttgtaccagaataggtttacatggtttcattttcaaaaaacaccatagttttgttgtactgcacattgctgcagctcctcttttcaccctgtgtgttcaggtctctgttttagctacagagcgaggcatctcacttctgtcccatctttgtttggaggcacatgcgcagtagctaggtaaggatcacatcagctagctgtttgtttctacaacttcagttagtaccaggcaggattagctgggagacttcttccaaacgagggcgcacttccaactttgcgtggaatacctgcagaacagggacatgtaagtagttatgttgtagattatggtgaactagtgtgtgttgtagcagtgttttgccattgagaacaagctagcatgctagggttagccacctcgtctcgGCTACTGACATAGGAAGCCCTgaagattttgaacagctcacccggataCTGAAGGCAGAAGAcgttcagaaacccgtatctcactcaaaacagcatggatggtattttttccaagtttgtatgcgtgtggaagcaccagagacacaaaatacccagaaaaagacaatgtatgtttttttcataatatgggcactttaagcaaGATGCCCACCACACGAACAAATCCACTCACAGAGCCTGGTTCTCATGAGGATCACCCTGTGCACATTGTTTGTTGTTGATGTTACTACTTCATATGTGGGGACAGAGAGCTGAgatcatgttgaaaaaagattCTTAGTCTTTGTCATGACTACAAAATGCAATTTGAAACTGGACAGTTTAATTGTATCTGTTGAAACCGATTTTAATATTAACACTGCtccccttttctctttttttaggTACCTTCCCCCAGAATGCTTTGTGGTTGGGAAGGAACCACCCAAAATCTCCAACAAGGTGGATGTGTGGTCTGTGGGAGTCATTTTCTACCAGTGTTTGTATGGCCGCAAGGTAGGAGACGCACTGAAGAAAATATGTTGCAACAAGACATCTAAGCTATTAAGTCAGTTATAAAGTCCATAAAAATGTCCCTTGGTTACAtgaatttaatgttttattgtatGTAAAATGATTTTTAGACAAAGGAAGATTAAGTAACGTTTTATTATGGACAGTGTACTGAACATCAACACACTTAAATTATTCCTATTCACTTGATTttagttcatgtttttgttcgTTTCAGTAAGACTTGGTTCATTGTCTTTGCTTTTTAGCCCTTCGGCCACAACCAGTCCCAGCAGGACATCCTGCAGGAGAACACCATACTGAAGGCAACAGATGTGCAGTTTCCACCTAAACCAGTAGTCACACCTGAAGCTAAGGTACTGGTTCTGCTCTCTCAACTCACTGCTTTTGTTTTCTCTATTTAGTGTTTGCATCATTTCTTTGCATCTTCAACCACCACAATACCCTGCTCGTATtcatattctattttttttggTGTATATATTTAGGAAATTCTCATCTTTTTACCATCTGCGCtcaagagtttttatttttctcagtCATTCCAATGTCACTTTGTCTTTCTCCAGGCCTTTATAAGGCGCTGTCTAGTCTACCGTAAGGAGGACCGCATCGATGTGCACCAGCTGGCCAGTGACCCCTTCCTCATGCCCCACATCCGCAAGTCGGTGGCCTCCTCGGGCACCTCGGGCATGGCCGTGGCCTCCACATCCAGCTCCTCCAACAGCAGCGCCTCAAACTGAGCCCACACCCcttaactgactgactgacagaacCATTTgagtggggtggggtgggggcgACTCCTTATTGTGTCCTCCCACCCGGCAGCATCCCACCTTGCCATGACGAGAAAGGGAAACGGGTCAGATGACGGCAAGGGGTGGGTGAGAAGTCATGGACGGGTTGGGAAGGGAGACCAACGTCACCCTTCGTCCCTCTCATGTCCAACCCTCCCAGCCTACCTATCCGCCTGTCTCCAAAGGCTGGCATTGTTCTGGGGGTCAAAGCCCTGGACGACTCCCGCCGTAAGGGGCGAGGTTTGGCACTGTGTTGGCGAAAAGTGGGGTTCAGTGATGgggatttttcttttctgcttaaaaaaagagaaattaaaaagaagtaTAGAACTGCTTCAGCTTGGCCAGATGGAAAGGACTGCAGAAGGCCTCATACCCAtacgcattcacacacacacacccatgcatGAGCCATTCTGGTCCGAGGTAGTCTGAACTCCCCAAGCtcaaacattttgtttgttctCATCTCCCTGAACTTAACTGAAAGAACCAGTCAGGCCTGTTAATGTATTGAACCCTAAATATCTATGGCACTATGTCACCAAACCCGCAGTTCTGGGATCCCCTTCCCCGCTTAAATTCCAGACCAGATAGTTTATGACGAGGAGGGACAGAAGCTACTAGGCCCTTACCCTCTCCCATCTCCTCGTCAAACTCCTGTGACCAAAGCTTAGAACTTCCAGCTGGTGGCAGTGTTCCACCTCCGTTTTTATAATGAGTGGTTTTAGAGTTGTGTTATATGGAGTGGAAGCTGTTGAGAAACAAccccttttacatttttttaaagacttttcaATTTAACCAGTTTTATGGCGAAAACTGTTTTTCAAGTTGCCTTTTAATTAGAACTGTTATTGCTTTCATTGACCCCCCCTACCATAAACACATATTTATTTAGGTatgtttgaatttatttttggcCAATAAAATGCAAGGGACTGGTTTGCCTAATAGAACTGTTGGGGGAGATTGGGCCTTAGCAGAGAGTTGCATAAACCATTAAATACTATTGGTTAAAAAGTGTTTGTTGTTCTGGGCTTCTGTTTGACTGGCGTGACCATCACTGCTTTCTTTGAAGGAAAAACCTCTAttaacaacacagctgacactGTAGTCATGAGTATTATTTCTGTACTTGGGTTTTGTGTTTATGCTTTTCTAAGTAATATTTACAgcttcaaattcaaatatatgtTTAGGTAATGCTTACATCCAGCCTCACCTAGCTAGTGTTGGGTCGTATTCTTCGTATTctgttatatttaattaagtTATATTCTCTAATTAGTGAGTAAATGGAACAAACAACTCGGTAATGGCCAGAAACAGACTTTAAACTTGGACCGTAATCCCACATTGACAATGTTGATTTAGTATGAGCTGACTTTATGGTTTAATTCAAATGTTAGTGTAGTGCAGCAGTCAAATTAGTAAAGTATGATAAATGCTGTCTCTCATTCATAAATCCATTACTGGTCTGGAGTCACTGTGCCTCTGCCAGAAGGTGAAGGACAACATTAATACAAACACCATTTTAAAAGCCAATATTAAGTGGGTTCTCATTTTTCATCTGTCTCTCTGGTAACATGTTGAATGATAATAGACACAATAAGGCATTCTGCACAAATTTTCATGCATGGAAACTCCATTAAAGGCCACAAATTGAATATAATTTGCCTGTGTACTCTGGGAGCAGACATCATACATTGATTTTCTATATGGACGCCAAGTTGCTCTCtctcaacacatactgtacagtgggTATAGAAAAGAATCACCCCCCTtttaaaataatcacattttgttgctttgcggcctgaaatgaaaacagacaaaaactttttttgttttattcagcTGTATTTACAACTTATAacttgtcataaaaaaaaaaattacaaatttaaaaaacaatcacTGAGTTGGAAAAAGAATCACCCCCCTCCTAAAAATGACTTGTAAACCCAGCCAGGTGTTGTTAATCACCTTCTCAATAGCACACAAAGCCAATTGACTATCAGCTGTGGTCATTTTGATTAGCTCAGCATGAAACAAGCTTTTCCTGAAGCATTTCAGTCCTTGGTAGTGCAACTGAAGAAAACAATCAACTATGGGTGGCAAGGCATTGTCAAAAGATCTCTGGGATAAAGTTGTGGACAGGCACAAGTCAGGAGATGGATACAAAAAAATTCAAAGGCTTCATCAGTGCCTAGAAGCACAGTGAAGTATATTATTAAGAAGTGGAAGGTATTTGGTACAACACAGACCCTCCCTGGGTCAGGACATCACTCCAAACTGGAGCAATGAAAGAGCCAGGAGGAAATTGGTCAGAGAGGCTACCAAGAGGCCTACAACAACTACAAGGAATTCATGACAAAGAGTGGTCATTGTGTGACATGTGACAACAATATCACAAATTCTCCACAAATATGGCTATGGGAGGGttgcaagaaaaaaaagccaCTCCTCATGAAAGGCCACATGCAGTCATGACTGAGCTTTGCCAAAACGCACCTTGAAGATTCTAAGGCCACGTGGAACAAGGTGTTATGGTCAGATGAGACTAAAATTTAATTATTTGGCCCCAATGCCAAGCGATATGTCTGGCGAAAATCCAATACAGCTCACCATCCAAGTAACACCGTTCTCTGCCAGAAAGTTGTCAGTGGGAAGAAGATTTACcttccaacatgacaatgacccAAAGCACACAGCAAAACTGACCACACAGTGGTTGAAAGAGAAAAAGGTGAATGTCCTTGCATGGCCTAGTCAGAgcccagacttaaaccccattgaaaATCTGTGGAATGATTTGAAGACAGCAGTCCGTAAACGGTCACCATCAAATTTAACTGAACTTGAGCAGTTCTGCAAAGAAGAGTGGTCAATATTGCAGCGTCTAGATGTGCAAAGTTAGTAGAGACATATCCCAACACACTAAAGGCTGTAATTAAAGCAAAAGGTGGTTCAACAAAATACTGAAACAAGGGGGTGATCCTTTTTCCAATTCAGtgattatgttatttttttattttttatgacatgTTGGTGTTATATCTTTCACTTGGATGTTATAAGTTGCACTGAGTAAATACAGCTGAATGAAACAAAAACTgtgtctgtcttcatttcaggcTGCAAAGCAacctgaaattatttttttttatacaacctGTGATTATTTTAAAGGGGGTTGATTCTTTTCTATACCCACTGTACATGTTTATGGATTGGGATACATCAGCTTTGGGCAGTCCAAC
This window harbors:
- the tlk2 gene encoding serine/threonine-protein kinase tousled-like 2 isoform X2, producing MMEELHSLDPRRQELLEARFTGVGVAKGSGQNQNESSNQSLCSVGSLSDKELETPEKKGNEQRVRKRKAEHFDSSQGKAGARGHKISDYFEVQQGSPSSVSSANTEHSTCSLKPASLHMLHKATQSDLTIEKLTAMENNKNSDLEKKEGRIDDLLRANCDLRRQIDEQQRMLERYKERLNKCVTMSKKLLIEKSKQEKMACRDKSMQDRLRLGHFTTVRHGASFTEQWTDGYAFQNLIKQQERINSQREEIERQRKLLAKRKPPSMAQTPPPSLEQNKRKSKTNGTESEVYDAFCFLFIFSFIPAVFPPARIFTVALRFVLCPCRLSQAEYHEQEEIFKLRLGHLKKEEAEIQAELERLERVRNLHIRELKRIHNEDNSQFKDHPTLNDRYLLLYLLGRGGFSEVYKAFDLTEQRYVAVKIHQLNKNWRDEKKENYHKHACREYRIHKELDHPRIVKLYDYFSLDTDSFCTVLEYCEGNDLDFYLKQHKLMSEKEGRSIIMQIVNALKYLNEIRPPIIHYDLKPGNILLVNGTACGEIKITDFGLSKIMDDDSYNSVDGMELTSQGAGTYWYLPPECFVVGKEPPKISNKVDVWSVGVIFYQCLYGRKPFGHNQSQQDILQENTILKATDVQFPPKPVVTPEAKAFIRRCLVYRKEDRIDVHQLASDPFLMPHIRKSVASSGTSGMAVASTSSSSNSSASN
- the tlk2 gene encoding serine/threonine-protein kinase tousled-like 2 isoform X3; translated protein: MMEELHSLDPRRQELLEARFTGVGVAKGSGQNQNESSNQSLCSVGSLSDKELETPEKKGNEQRVRKRKAEHFDSSQGKAGARGHKISDYFEFAGGSGPGTSPARGIPPVVRSSPQHSLSNPPVTVQQGSPSSVSSANTEHSTCSLKPASLHMLHKATQSDLTIEKLTAMENNKNSDLEKKEGRIDDLLRANCDLRRQIDEQQRMLERYKERLNKCVTMSKKLLIEKSKQEKMACRDKSMQDRLRLGHFTTVRHGASFTEQWTDGYAFQNLIKQQERINSQREEIERQRKLLAKRKPPSMAQTPPPSLEQNKRKSKTNGTESEVLSQAEYHEQEEIFKLRLGHLKKEEAEIQAELERLERVRNLHIRELKRIHNEDNSQFKDHPTLNDRYLLLYLLGRGGFSEVYKAFDLTEQRYVAVKIHQLNKNWRDEKKENYHKHACREYRIHKELDHPRIVKLYDYFSLDTDSFCTVLEYCEGNDLDFYLKQHKLMSEKEGRSIIMQIVNALKYLNEIRPPIIHYDLKPGNILLVNGTACGEIKITDFGLSKIMDDDSYNSVDGMELTSQGAGTYWYLPPECFVVGKEPPKISNKVDVWSVGVIFYQCLYGRKPFGHNQSQQDILQENTILKATDVQFPPKPVVTPEAKAFIRRCLVYRKEDRIDVHQLASDPFLMPHIRKSVASSGTSGMAVASTSSSSNSSASN
- the tlk2 gene encoding serine/threonine-protein kinase tousled-like 2 isoform X1; the protein is MMEELHSLDPRRQELLEARFTGVGVAKGSGQNQNESSNQSLCSVGSLSDKELETPEKKGNEQRVRKRKAEHFDSSQGKAGARGHKISDYFEFAGGSGPGTSPARGIPPVVRSSPQHSLSNPPVTVQQGSPSSVSSANTEHSTCSLKPASLHMLHKATQSDLTIEKLTAMENNKNSDLEKKEGRIDDLLRANCDLRRQIDEQQRMLERYKERLNKCVTMSKKLLIEKSKQEKMACRDKSMQDRLRLGHFTTVRHGASFTEQWTDGYAFQNLIKQQERINSQREEIERQRKLLAKRKPPSMAQTPPPSLEQNKRKSKTNGTESEVYDAFCFLFIFSFIPAVFPPARIFTVALRFVLCPCRLSQAEYHEQEEIFKLRLGHLKKEEAEIQAELERLERVRNLHIRELKRIHNEDNSQFKDHPTLNDRYLLLYLLGRGGFSEVYKAFDLTEQRYVAVKIHQLNKNWRDEKKENYHKHACREYRIHKELDHPRIVKLYDYFSLDTDSFCTVLEYCEGNDLDFYLKQHKLMSEKEGRSIIMQIVNALKYLNEIRPPIIHYDLKPGNILLVNGTACGEIKITDFGLSKIMDDDSYNSVDGMELTSQGAGTYWYLPPECFVVGKEPPKISNKVDVWSVGVIFYQCLYGRKPFGHNQSQQDILQENTILKATDVQFPPKPVVTPEAKAFIRRCLVYRKEDRIDVHQLASDPFLMPHIRKSVASSGTSGMAVASTSSSSNSSASN